One genomic region from Strix uralensis isolate ZFMK-TIS-50842 chromosome 5, bStrUra1, whole genome shotgun sequence encodes:
- the EEA1 gene encoding early endosome antigen 1 isoform X7, which produces MKDLFEQKAAQLATEIVDLKSKYDEEISLREGAEQKVTNLTQELQKERSTVEDLKTELLQRPGVEDVAVLKKELVQVQTLMDKMTLERERESEKLKDECKHLQAEQANSEATISQLRAELAKGPQEVAVYVQELQKLQSSVKELEQKKQSLTEKLLKKEQDYTQLEEKHNEVSVSKKNVQASYHQKDLDCQQLQAKLSASEASIQRLQTELGEKGEASQKLKEELSEVETKYQHLKAECKQLQQQKEEKEQHGLQLQSELSQLHSKLLETERQLGEAHGRLKEQRQLSSEKLMDKEQQVADLQLKLSRAEEQLKEKAANSTELQHQLDKAKQQHQEQQTLQQNTTAKLREAQNDLEQVLRQIGDKDQKIQNLEALLQKSKENISLLEKEREDLYAKIQAGEGETAVLNQLQEKNHALQIQVTQLTEKLKNQSESHKQAQENLHEQVQEQKAHLRAAQDRVLSLETNITELTSQLNESKEKVSQLDVQVKAKTELLLSAEASKAAQRADLQNHLDTAQHALQDKQQELNKVSVQLDQVTAKLNDKQEYCAQLEVNLKEYKEKHLYLEQKSEELEGQLKKLEADILDAKASKEQALQELQQQRQLSTELDLRTAELSKQLEAAREAMSNAKLDLQKKSEALEQAKQQISKQEEENTSLKQILEKSNQDTSKQLKELDCKMQVATSELQQVKLEKDTLLKDLAATKDKLSKSSESFKKRKEELEKEIQKGKAAVAEMEKSCQEVKHQLQVQTESVAKERNELKNSLEKKEGISKQLSIELDSARAQVLEIQGLLKEKEKSEQHLQGKLRELKESFEQKKKHSETLQAELKTALLEKAELENKLQQQSVLSAQELKAEKVKLADLQKTHEKHKENMEKLQLDLYGKESELLATRQDLKSTEEKLALAQEELVSSRNRIASNNQQIQELKKAKSTLEQDASKKEQQLGEKTKMLQDLQNDRILKEKDLANEKCKTTELQEIRTRLEKESAKLGEELRACKQEFEKEVANLKDAKQLLIQQKLELQGKIDNMNSALEHEKNTHQAVRDQLKKREEELKKECAEIEAKLHTEKKEKDEENRKHEEKETKLTMQVTALNENLATMKKEWQSSQRRVSELEKQTDDLRGDIAVLEATVQNNQDERRALLERCIKSEGEIEKLQAKLVEMKKKLDNTTAAMQELGRENQSLQIKHTQALNRKWAEDNEVQNCMACGKGFSVTVRRHHCRQCGNIFCAECSAKNALTPSSKKPVRVCDTCFNDLQG; this is translated from the exons GCTACCATTAGCCAGTTAAGAGCTGAACTTGCCAAAGGACCTCAGGAGGTAGCTGTGTATGTTCAGGAGCTGCAAAAACTTCAGAGTTCAGTCAAAGAGCTagaacagaaaaaacag AGTCTgactgagaagctgctgaagaaagaaCAGGACTACACCCAGCTAGAAGAAAAACACAATGAAGTATCTGTGAGTAAGAAGAATGTGCAGGCAAGCTATCATCAGAAAGACCTTGACTGCCAACAGCTTCAGGCAAAGTTGTCTGCATCTGAAGCCTCGATACAGAGATTACAGACAGAGCTAGGTGAGAAGGGGGAAGCAAGCCAGAAACTTAAAGAAGAGCTGTCTGAAGTAGAGACAAAGTACCAGCATCTCAAGGCAGAATGtaaacagctccagcagcagaaggaggaaaaagagcagCATGGCCTGCAACTCCAAAGTGAGCTCAGTCAG TTGCACAGCAAACTTCTAGAAACAGAGCGGCAGCTAGGGGAAGCGCATGGGCGGCTCAAGGAGCAAAGGCAGCTGTCTAGTGAGAAGCTGATGGACAAAGAGCAGCAGGTGGCTGATCTGCAGTTAAAACTTTCTCGTGCTGAAGAGCAG ctaaaggaaaaagcagcaaattccACCGAATTGCAACATCAATTAGATAAGGCAAAACAGCAGCACCAGGAACAGCAGACACTTCAGCAAAATACTACAGCAAAACTACGAGAAGCCCAG AATGATTTGGAGCAAGTACTACGACAAATTGGAGATAAGGACCAAAAAATTCAAAATCTTGAGGCTTTGCTtcaaaaaagcaaggaaaacatttctctgctagaaaaggaaagagaggacTTATATGCAAAAATTcaagctggggaaggagaaacTGCAGTACTTAACCAGCTACAAGAGAAAAACCATGCATTGCAAATACAG gtAACTCAGCTGACAGAGAAGCTGAAGAATCAATCAGAAAGTCATAAACAAGCCCAAGAGAATTTGCATGAGCAAGTGCAGGAGCAAAAGGCACATCTAAGAGCTGCTCAAGACCGTGTTCTTTCCCTGGAAACAAACATAACTGAACTAACCAGCCAGctaaatgaaagcaaagagaaagtatCACAACTTGACGTACAG GTGAAAGCAAAGACTGAATTACTACTTTCAGCAGAAGCATCGAAAGCTGCTCAAAGAGCAGATCTTCAGAATCATCTGGACACTGCCCAGCATGCACTGCAAGATAAGCAACAG GAGTTAAATAAGGTCAGCGTTCAGTTGGATCAGGTTACAGCTAAGCTGAATGACAAGCaggaatactgtgctcagttgGAAGTCAATCTTAAAGAGTACAAAGAGAAACATCTGTATTTAGAACAGAAAAGTGAAGAGCTAGAGGGACAGCTTAAG AAACTTGAAGCTGACATTCTTGATGCTAAAGCAAGCAAAGAACAAGCTCTTCAGGAGTTACAGCAGCAGCGACAACTATCTACAGAATTAGACCTCCGAACAGCAGAACTGAGTAAACAACTTGAAGCAGCAAGAGAAGC GATGTCTAATGCTAAACTAGATTTGCAGAAGAAATCTGAGGCCCTTgaacaagcaaaacagcaaatttcaaagcaggaggaggaaaatacCAGCCTCAAACAAATCCTTGAGAAATCAAATCAAGATACAAGTAAACAACTTAAGGAATTAGATTGTAAAATGCAAGTGGCAACATCAGAGCTGCAACAAGTGAAATTAGAGAAGGATACTCTATTAAAGGACCTTGCAGCTACCAAAGACAAGCTCTCAAAAAGTTCTGAAtccttcaaaaaaagaaaggaggaattagaaaaagaaatacaaaaaggaaaagcagctgtgGCAGAAATG GAAAAATCTTGCCAAGAAGTAAAACACCAGCTCCAGGTACAAACAGAGTCTGTAGCAAAAGAGAGGAATGAATTGAAAaactcactggaaaaaaaagagggg ATTTCTAAGCAGTTGTCGATAGAACTTGATTCAGCACGAGCGCAAGTACTGGAAATTCAGGGTcttctgaaggagaaagaaaaaagcgaGCAACATCTCCAGGGAAAGCTGAGAGAGTTAAAGGAGTCTTTcgagcagaagaaaaaacatagtgAGACACTGCAAGCTGAATTAAAAACTGCCCTTTTAGAAAAG GCAGAACTGGAGAATAAACTGCAACAGCAGTCTGTTTTGTCAGCACAGGAGCTTAAAGCAGAGAAAGTCAAGCTAGCAGACTTACAGAAGACCCAtgaaaaacataaggaaaacatGGAGAAGTTGCAGCTGGACCTTTATGGGAAAGAGTCTGAGCTGCTGGCAACCAGGCAAGACCTTAAG TCCACAGAAGAAAAGCTTGCTCTAGCTCAAGAAGAATTAGTTTCCAGCAGAAATCGAATTGCTAGCAATAATCAGCAGATTCAGGAACTGAAAAAAGCAAAGTCTACACTGGAGCAGGATGCATCaaagaaggagcagcagctgggtgaGAAGACTAAAATGTTACAGGATCTTCAGAATGACAGG attttgaaagaaaaagacttggctaatgaaaaatgtaaaacaacAGAGCTCCAGGAAATAAGGACTAGACTTGAAAAAGAAAGTGCCAAGCTGGGTGAAGAGCTTAGAGCCTGCAAGCAAGAATTTGAGAAG GAGGTGGCAAATCTCAAGGATGCAAAACAGCTATTGATTCAACAGAAATTAGAGCTGCAGGGCAAAATAGATAATATGAATTCAGCTCTGGAACATGAGAAGAACACCCATCAAGCTGTCAGAGATcagctgaaaaagagagaagaagagctgaagaaagaaTGTGCTGAAATTGAAGCCAAACTG cacacagagaaaaaagagaaagacgAAGAAAACCGGAAACACGAGGAAAAGGAGACCAAGCTTACCATGCAGGTCACAGCTCTGAATGAAAACCTGGCTACCATGAAGAAAGAGTGGCAAAGTAGTCAGAGGCGAGTGAGTGAGCTGGAGAAACAGACAGATGATTTACGTGGGGACATTGCTGTCTTGGAAGCAACAGTGCAGAATAATCAGGATGAGAGAAGAGCGTTGCTGGAGAG GTGTATAAAAAGTGAGGGAGAAATTGAAAAGCTTCAAGCCAAACTtgtagaaatgaagaaaaagctggACAACACTACTGCTGCAATGCAGGAACTTGGCCGAGAAAACCAGTCATTACAG ATCAAACACACACAAGCTCTCAACAGGAAGTGGGCAGAAGACAATGAGGTACAGAATTGTATGGCCTGTGGAAAAGGCTTTTCAGTGACAGTGAGAAGG CATCACTGTAGACAGTGTGGAAATATCTTTTGTGCTGAGTGCTCAGCAAAGAATGCCTTAACTCCTTCTTCTAAGAAGCCTGTCCGAGTCTGTGATACTTGCTTTAATGACTTGCAAGGATAA